The genomic region tttaaatgaatatgagaatcggttatcgcacatacacttgtacggacaagtgggagtttgttggagcttgtgtcctccagttagtgcggataacgtcattgcacatacacttgtacggacaagtgggagcttgttggggttggtgtccttaacagttagtgcaaggacttataaatctctaaaaggatcaaagggcatacttttggtattattatcagttgatccacgtttatcaataacggttggcttgctagataagtttgacgttattgtcatacggatggcggtgatcaactggtccctaaaagtcacacctataggatacgtttgagagatgtgacaagtatgaaaatacgatcatgtagatgccaattttgactaaccggttagtccgagttatttgactagtaattagtcaaaatgtgatgttgagatattatatttaatacggattaaatattatgggctaaggcgaattaaacagttaattcgtaaattaaatataaacgattatatttaattaatgtatattgaataaattatacaatatcgtctttgtcggacatgtattaataattcaactaacccatgttattagttgatattttaatagccgataaccgatgacgatttataatgaaaatcgcgtcatatacattttagcggaattggtcggactacgagttaaaagaaggaggaagtgaaagcccactccctcccctagggctctcggtttggccgaattagaagaacaaaaaggagagcctcctccttcttgttaacctaatgatcattagtgaaaaacaattagggtttcagtgtaactttctctgaaattcctagatctcacatcgtaaaacctcacaagagctttctctatattgcaagtcaattagaaagcatttctagcacaagggcatagtctcagacggtcttgggtgcaacaattaggaggaaatctctgttgatttctgttctttacgccgtgcatcaaaggacccgaggttgattcttaatctttatcgtttcattgttgtatttcgtttatgaccatatttcacatgttaaatttacgttatagtcctaaatttaaagggtcttatacggatattaccccacagaaaGAAGTTCTCAAATTGCTTCAACTAGATATGATTTATCCTATTTCTGATAGTAAATGGGTGAGTCCTACCCAAGTAGTCCATAAGAAGTCTGGGGTGACCGTAGTTGAGCACAAAGATGGTGAGCTTGTACCCACCAGGATCCAAAATGGTTGGAGGGTTTGTATATATTATCGTAGGCTGAATGCGGTAACTAGAAAGGACCGCTTCTCTCTTCCGTTTATTGATCAAATGCTTGAAAGACTAGAGGGAAAGGCTTATTATTGCTttttagatgggtattcagggtaTTTTCAAATAGCTATTGCCCTTGAGGATAAAGAGAAAACCACATTTACTTGTCCTTTTGGTACCTTTGCATATCGACGCATGCCTTTTGCACTTTGTAATGCACCTGCTACTTTTCAGCGATGTATGGTTAGCATATTTTTTGAGTATGTTGAACGCTTCATtgaggtgtttatggatgattttacggTGCATGGTGATTCTTTTGATACTTGTTTATACCATTTTTCTCTTGTTCTTAGCGCTGTATTGATACTAACCTTGTTTTGAATTTCTgagaagtgtcactttatggtggaACAAGGTATAGTACTTGGACATGTTGTGTCTTCGAAAGGTATTGAGGTAGATAAAGCTAAGATTGATACTATTTCTTCTCTACCTTACCCTACTAATGTCCATGAAGTTCGATCTTTTCTTGGCCATGCAGGTTTCTACCGCAGGTTCATTAAAGACTTCTCTAAGATCGCTTCACCCTTATGCAAGCTGTTGCAAAAGGAGAAAGATTTCAAGAATGGCCATGCAGGTTTCTACCGCGGGTTCATTATTAAAATCCAAAGGAAGCTCCTCCAATTGCAACTTATGTAATTCGGCCACCACTTCCTGCAACTTAGTAGAAAAAGCATATTCTACCTCTTGACCATCCACACTATTTTCCAAAGCTACCTGCAACTCATCATCACCATTAAAACCAAAGAAATCTTGGGCTAAAGGGTCAATAATGTCAATAAAATTCAAAGAGTGGTAGTCATCAGGATATTTCATAGCATCATAGATGTTAAACTGCACCACCTGACCACTAGACTCCATAGTCATAGACCCACTCGACTACACATCAATCGTAGTGCTAGCAGTTTTCAAGAATGGCCAACCTAACATAATATGAGCCGCATGTTTATCATGTTCCATGTCTAGCACATAAAAACCGGCAGGAAAGATAAGATTATCAACCAAAACAAGCACATCCTCGATAATCCCCTTTGGGTAGACATTCAATCTATCAGCTAACTGAATAACAACACTAGTATCATGCAAAGGACCAAGTTTCATAAATTGGTACAAGGAGTAAGGCATCACATTAATAGAACCTCCTAAATCTAACATGGCCTTTTTAATCTTAGTGTTTCCAATGATGCAAGGGATAGTGAACATGCCCGGATCACTACACTTAGTAGGTAATTTTCTTTGAAACATAGCAGACACATGTTCATTAACCTTCACTTTTTTATGCAAGTTGTTGCAAAAGGAGAGATATTTCATCTTTGACAAGGCTTGTAAGGAGGCTTTTGATGAGTTAAAAGGTAGGCTTACCTCCGCTCCAATTATTCAAGCACCGGATTGGTCTCTTCCCTTTGAGATCATGCGTGACGCGAGTGATTATGCATTGGGGGCAGTGTTGGGTTGGAAGAATAGGAGGGCTTCCCATGTTATTCATTATGCATCCATGACCCTAAACGAAGCACAACGGAATTACACCACAACTGAGAAGGAGCTTCTAGCGATTGTTTTTGCTTTGGAAAAATTCCGGTCCTATTTACTTGGTACGAAAGTGGTGGTATTTTCATATCATGCAGTGCTGCGCCACTTGATGGAAAAGAAAGAATCTAAGCCGAGATTGATAAGATGGATTCTATTGCTTAGTGAATTTGATTTGGAGGTAAAAGACAAGGGAGCAGAAAATGTTGTAGCATACCATTTGAGCCGGTTAGTGGATGTTGATGCAAATCCACATGAGAAAAATCCGGTGATAGGATTATTTCTTGATGAGAGCTTGTTCGCTATTCGTTCTGTAGAGCCATGGTATGCCAATCTTGTAAAATTTCTGTGCTCTTCTAAATTTCCACAAGGCTTCTCCAAATCTCAAAAAGACAAGCTTCGTAGTGATGCGAAGTATTATGTGTGGGACGAGCCTTATTTATGGAAGCATTGCTCCGACCAAATCATAAGAAGGTGTATAC from Silene latifolia isolate original U9 population chromosome 3, ASM4854445v1, whole genome shotgun sequence harbors:
- the LOC141649090 gene encoding uncharacterized protein LOC141649090; this encodes MKYLSFCNNLHKKVKVNEHVSAMFQRKLPTKCSDPGMFTIPCIIGNTKIKKAMLDLGGSINVMPYSLYQFMKLGPLHDTSVVIQLADRLNVYPKGIIEDVLVLVDNLIFPAGFYVLDMEHDKHAAHIMLGWPFLKTASTTIDV